The Plasmodium falciparum 3D7 genome assembly, chromosome: 12 genome contains the following window.
tttttattttttaactattataaaatatttaattatccttattttattctatttatattatattgtaagtattttttttttttttttttttttttttttttttttttacaatggGTAATCAAGTGCTAGATGAAAGTGACGTGGTAAAGCATTCAAGcgaaaatatagaaaagaaagaaaaaattggaaagaagaaaaaaacaaaaaaacaaaagaaggAAGTTAAAAAAAGTGATATTGTTAGTTGTATAGCATTCCTATCtagaggaaaaaaaaaaaaaagtcttCAAGAAAGTAACGATGAgcatgaagaaaatgaagaatatgaagaatattcaaggtatatttttttaaatgtataaatggGTCCTTGTCCatacaaaaaatttaaatatatatatatatataaacatacatttatataaaatacatatatatatatatacacatatatgtacacatatatacacatatatatttatttatacatatacattttattccTTTCTACCGTTTTATAGTGATTGTAACCACTCTGGTGCCTTATCCAATGAAGAGAAAGagcttaaaaaaaaaaaaaaaaggaaaaaaggaaaaaacaaCAAATATGACGTTTTAGAAAACATATTTAACGATGAaagagaatataaaaaaagcaTTGTTCATGATAATTTAATTTCAAAggataagaaatatatttatgaagaTGAACTAAATATTGAAGAAAATGATTCTATAGTTATAAacggaaaaatatatagtgaTATGGGTACTTTAGAAATACATGTTTTTAATTATGATGaggatatatttaatatttatgatgatGTTATAATAGATAATTATCCTTTATGTATCGAAACAATTCATCAATCctattttaaagaaaaaaatattgtagCTGTTGGTACTCTAGATTGTAGCATACAACTTTGGGATTTATATAACATCGATATGTTAGAaccattatattatttaggagataatgaaatgaaaaaaatgaaaaaaaataaaaagagaaaacttaaaacaaataataatattcattacgaaaagaaaaatatcaaaaatataCCAGAAGATGAGGaaccaaataatatatctaaacaaaaaattaaggGTCATACTGATTGTATTACATCCTTAAATTCATCAAAAATATTACCTTCTTTATTAGTAAGTGGTTCAAAAGATAGTACTGTTAAATTATGggatttaaataatttaaataatctacatactttttcatttcatcaaaaaaaaattaataatttatcatttcattcaaaagataaaaatttattattctcAACATCATCTGATAAaactttaaaaatatatgatataagaCAAAATCAAGTTGCCTTAGATATTCATTTATCGAATATTCCTGAAGCTACTATATGGAATACACacgaagaaaatattattttatcatcatatattgatgggtatataaataaaatagatataaaatatattaatacttcATCGAATAAACctcaaaataattatttggtAAATTTTAAGGCTTTTGAAAATTCATGTACCTCTTTATTAAGtatgaattataaaaatctaACCTTAGCTGGCTCTGAAGATGGAGTAATAAAAGCTTATGACTTTCATAACCTTCTCAATGAGCAACCTCACTGCGTTTACTCAAAGAATCTTAAAAAggtacgaaaaaaaaaaaataaataaaaataaaaataaataaaaataaaaataaataaatgcaatatgaatataaatacaaaatgtatatattataatatatatatatatatatatatatatatatatatatacatatatgtctTAGATAATTATGAGGATCGTTCCTTTTAAACAGCACAAAAATGTGTATCATCACATATAagcatatatacatatataatattttttttcattatgtcatattttattttcattatatatatttatttttttagaatttattttatatgaaagaTAATGAAGATTGGCCCAATGTTGTCTTTCTGGGATgtgataaattatatgattgGGATGTATTTGAAtgtgaagaaataaaaaaatatttcaatttataacttaatataatttaattcaaTTATTtggttatattttattttttttatttattttttttttttttgtgaatttAATgggaattattatataattaaatcatataaatatataaatatataaatatttatatatatatatatatatatatatatatatatatatatatatttatttatttatttatttatttatttatttattcagttatacattttctttacatatttatgacgaacaatattgttttataaaactatttgaaaaaattatgctatttgtattttttttttcccttttctttaattttataattttcgaggcttaaaaaaaagatataatactCAACATGCTTTTTAAAGTTAAATATAGacattaaaacaaaaatatatataagtatacaACAAGtggaagaatatatatataaataaatatatatatatattaatcatttaatatttaacatatttatCTTATATAACCCTTTTTGAGTCTTTTACATTGCACACACATTTCTTTCCTTTTGAAAATGTTTGTATGTGATGAAATTTTTATGGATGATTTttattctaatatatatacatatatatatatatatatatataatacatatctTTAATCGAGTATTACtacataaatgtaaataatagtaaacatttataaatgtatacatatatatatatatatatatatattatatatattatttacgcGTAATAATATTGTTACATAAAatctaaataaaaaaaaaaaaaaaaaaaaaaaaaaaaattgtttatGTTTTTTACAAATTTATTTGTAACATTAAgtggaataataataatattatgtatgtgtatatattttaaaaattcatGATAttccttttaaaatatataaatatatacataattatatatatacatatatatatatatacatttatataatatatataaattgttgATCATACAATATGTATactttatacaaatattgtTCTTTTGAAAGGtgcaaaagaaaaataattaaaataatataaaatctgtatatattattgaaatatttttcatgaatattatgatatatatatataatatttattttatatttatatttatgagtTAAACTTTGATagttaaaataataaaatataacaaaattaaatattaaaaaaaatattaaatatatatattaaagtaTTAATtggataattttataatattataatcctattttctttttctttttctttttctttttctttttctttttctttttttttgttttttttaaatatattttatttttaattatatacatgtattacatatatatatatatatatatatattatatatatatataataaatatattttttattcatatatgtaaatatataaaaaataataaaataataattattttaaaatttatcttttacatatatcttcatatttattcttcattattataatcctTTAAAACCTTTTTGAActaaatcttttttttttttttttttttttttatggtggtttaaaaaagaagaaaattatatatatatatatatattatatatatttatttatttattatatattttttttaattagtTTGTAcatattgttataatatataattacataactttatatttttcttgttatgataaaatatccaaaattatcatttttgttataaataaaaataacatattatttttattattattattataagtaaCATAACATTATAGTTATTTgttacaatattatataatataaaatataatttattagtaGTAATCAATTAAGCAAACAACATGGGATGCACAGTCAGTAATTTAAAATGCGTTACCAATGTAGCAGGTAttcaaagaaaaatatttaaatatatacaaacataGGGGCACATATGTGTTctcacattatatatatatatatattactaatTTTTATAGTAAAAATTGTTcgattatattttgtatggatttgcatacatatatatatatatatatatatatcttatatatgtcatttattatatatatgttatctttaagtgtatatatttatataatatttttaaaaagttttcattattacgtatttcttataatttggacaataaaaatattgtatcttttttttttttttttctgtacaTATTTTgtcctttttttataattatgtataaaaattatatttgtaaatatatatacatacatatatatatatatatatatatatatatttgtatgtatgttcatataattattttctgaCATGGTCATATTTTTACCTGAACAATATGTATCTAGCTAgctataattatacatatctgtgtatatttatttattaatatatatatatatatattttttttttttttttttttttttttttttgggtttTATATGCAGGTTTAGCAAGTTTGGTAATTTCGCTATTTCccaaattaattattaagaATCCTCAAGTTCTTCGACCATTATTAAATGTAAGTTGGGGTTACTTATTTGGATCTACCTTTTGgttgtgttttttttctgaAGTAGGTTTATTAAGAAGTTTAAAGAATATGAAAGGTGTGCCTTTACCTGAAAGTGCTTCAGAAGCTAAGAAATTATTAGAGGAAATGAAAAATTCAGAAGGTGATTTTAATAGAAGAAGTTTAgattttcaatatttttttagtttAGCTACTTTATTTTcaggaatattattattatcaacagTTAAGTTGGCAAATCATAATTTACAATTAAGATTAAGTTCCTCAGTTGTTGTTATAACAAGCTTATTGAATagtttatatttacataataaagTACATAATTTAAAATCCAAAAAAGAAAGTTTATATAATGACTTTATAGCAAATCCAAAGAATGAAAAGACAGTTgcagatttaaaaaaaaataaaaaagagttCCACATATTTCATGGATTATCTGTTCTCTCTTTATATGTATCCTTCTTTGGTTTAACACCCtacatatttacataaatgtatttcaaattattatgtattcattttttttaagcaCCCCAAaatgatatacatatatatatatatatatatatgtactttttcacaaaatatgaataaataagcACATTTATATGGGGACAAtgaaaaagggaaaaaaaaaaaaaaaaaaagcacggataaaaaaatatacacatatatatatatatacatacatacatatacatatccTTATGTATgctttaaattattatgttactgaaatgaaaaattatatgaatggCATTCAATagtgaaaaaatatatatatttatatttattttttattttttattttacactGTTTTAAAAAGACATAAAAGTTTCATTTATTTTGCATATGTAATATTgatttatctttttattttataataaaagtatacatatatttttatggaaaaataaaaaaaagaagataaaattaatgttaatttaacaaaaaaataaaaaaaaatctatattttaattagacttcacaaaaaaaaaaagaaaaaaagaaataataaataataatttttttttttttttaataaagacTGTTATTTTTTCTCTTATCTACTcacaatattatttttaaacatattctaaaaaaaaaaaaaaaaaaattatggatTTTTAAAGAACAAAAGAaaagtttatttttatggatacgttaaataaaataagtataTGACCCAtgtgttataataatatatatgatatataattatgggataagaaaataaaatactttttttttctacttaCGTTCttaaaggaaatatatacatgatatatataataaaagcaTATATAAAACGGagtaaaatttatatgtcatatcatatatacatatgtgatattaatttttttttttttttttattaaaaaaacttatagaaaaatcaaaattatataaatatgataaatttatattatatatatatatatatatatatatatatataagcaaattttaattttttttatattttaatttttctactTTTAAAGTATacaaagtaataatatatatatatatatatatatatatatatatatatataatatatatatttaatttgatgaataaaaaaagttataGCCCCATaaaatagaataaaaaataattttttttttttttttttttttaataatacatatatttatatttttcatttttattataatttacaacgtttatcaaataaaaaaaaaaaaagaaagataatAAGCATATTTTTCGAATGTTCacttgtaaaatatatatatataatgtatataatattttaaatacatatattttgaaaatacATGAAAATGTATGTGATATTAGAGATTCAAGATATAAACGTGTTAAAAGTtctataacataatatatattatgttttaataaagaaggaaaaaaaaaaaaaaaaaaaaaaaaataaacgcTTCTTTCATATATGTGAGAAAATAAAAGgataaacatttttttggataataaaaatatattaaaagaataaactTGGAGAGTGTGCcgaaacaaaaaattaaataaaatatacagaacaggaataaatatataaatatatatatatatataagtataatatttttttttattttattttatccttATAACCAAATTGTTATTAAAATGATAGagataatattaaatgataGATTAGGAAAAAAGATAAGAGTTAAATGTAATCCCGATGATACTATTggagatttaaaaaaattggtGGCAGCTCAAACAGGTAACTAACTAACTaactatacatatatatatatatatatatatatacatacatgtTTATGATAAGAGAtagttatattatcatatcatttttatcttaGGTACAAGAGCAGATAAAATACGAATTCAAAAatggtatattatatataaagatcaTATAACATTACAAGattatgaaataaaagaCGGAATGAGTTTAGAATTGTATTACAACTAAatagttataaatataaatatatatatatatatatatatatatatatattataattacaggggggggggaaaaaaaaaaagtaaaattattttacgaataatatatattccaaGTAAAGGAAAGAATTACAATTTTGTATACATAATTaagatattaaatatatacatattaatatttacttttttcttttttttttgttattacatatatgtgaacatgttggatatatatatatatatatatatatgtccttttttatttttgatgtTGTTTtaatcttttattatataaataaaaaggtaatatatatatatatatatgtatatattatattgtttaaattttttttttcttaaaaaaattgtgaacaaaaaaaataattacaaCAAAATGGTAatttgaagaaaaaatatacaatatatattttaaaatatgaacaatattattataatatatatatattattattactttcttaattatttatttatatatggtaGCAGGGtgttacataaaaaaaaaaaaaaaaaaaaaatcaagaacactataaaaatattattatttataattattattttttttgaaatataaataaattattcatatatatttgcttatttatttattcattctaTATAATGAccaaattataaatatatgtgtttctatatattttttataaaaaaacatgGTTAcaatgtttttctttttttttttttttttttttttttttctttgtggtgttctaattttttaatttttctacttttttaatgttttcctttttacaaaaatgtagaattaaaaaattaatataaaaaaaaataaataaaataaaataaaattagaataaataaataaataaataaatatatatatatatgtaataatacaaataatgttgttatggtatatataaatatatattataatatatatatttatattatatatatattttttttttctttttttttttctttatttctatttattttataataatatttatataaaaatatgcttTCAATAAGAAAAATGTTTGTCAATATATgttgttattttatatatatatatatatataaaatataaattttttaaagattagaaaaagaaaaaagaattatctTTCGAAATTCATGtttctatataaaaaaaaaaaatatatatatatatatttaaatatatatatatatatatatatatatattggtaatatttttttgtatatattttaattttttttttttttttttttaaattattttatttagattttgttaattaattaaaaaaaaaaaaaaaaaaatgtgatcaaagaatgaaaatttatatattattaataatatataatataaataaatcgTTTTACTTacatcatatgtatataaatagtatatattatatatttattactatttcaatttttttttttttaaaaatgataatgctTTATTAttggtaaaaatatatatatatatatatataataacatttattatctatatataatctatataatattatatatatatatatataatattatttatatatattaaaaaattatataagattattatatataaatgttttgttataattttttttttttttttttttctttttttttttttgcacttaataaaataaaataaaaaa
Protein-coding sequences here:
- a CDS encoding ubiquitin-like modifier HUB1, putative; this encodes MIEIILNDRLGKKIRVKCNPDDTIGDLKKLVAAQTGTRADKIRIQKWYIIYKDHITLQDYEIKDGMSLELYYN
- a CDS encoding periodic tryptophan protein 1, putative, with product MGNQVLDESDVVKHSSENIEKKEKIGKKKKTKKQKKEVKKSDIVSCIAFLSRGKKKKSLQESNDEHEENEEYEEYSSDCNHSGALSNEEKELKKKKKRKKGKNNKYDVLENIFNDEREYKKSIVHDNLISKDKKYIYEDELNIEENDSIVINGKIYSDMGTLEIHVFNYDEDIFNIYDDVIIDNYPLCIETIHQSYFKEKNIVAVGTLDCSIQLWDLYNIDMLEPLYYLGDNEMKKMKKNKKRKLKTNNNIHYEKKNIKNIPEDEEPNNISKQKIKGHTDCITSLNSSKILPSLLVSGSKDSTVKLWDLNNLNNLHTFSFHQKKINNLSFHSKDKNLLFSTSSDKTLKIYDIRQNQVALDIHLSNIPEATIWNTHEENIILSSYIDGYINKIDIKYINTSSNKPQNNYLVNFKAFENSCTSLLSMNYKNLTLAGSEDGVIKAYDFHNLLNEQPHCVYSKNLKKNLFYMKDNEDWPNVVFLGCDKLYDWDVFECEEIKKYFNL